From the genome of Malus domestica chromosome 04, GDT2T_hap1, one region includes:
- the LOC103423394 gene encoding aldehyde oxidase GLOX has product MPSVSQQWLLLLLISTVLTVFARADLPGTWELLVQNAGLASMHTAVTRFNTVVLLDRTNIGPSRKMLRRGHCRNDPYDAVLKLDCYAHSVLFDLQTKQIRPLMIQTDTWCSSGQFLPDGTLLQTGGDLDGVKKIRKFVPCEATGSCDWVELADVELANGRWYATNQILPDGSVAIVGGRAANTVEYYPPRKGAVALNFLADVEDNQMDNLYPYVHLLPNGHLFIFANNKAVSYDHNVDKIVREYPPLDGGPRNYPSAGSSAMLALEGDYSTAVILVCGGAPYGAFIERSTDTPAHGSCGRIIATSPDPVWEMEDMPFGRIMGDMVMLPSGDVLVINGAQAGTQGFEAASNPCLYPLLYRSEQPVGLRFMTLNPGTVPRLYHSTANLLPDGRVLIAGSNPHYFYRFDAEFPTELRIEAFSPEYLSPDRANLRPIFEGIPETVRYGESFDVTVSVPLSVVGVVEVNLGNAPFATHSFSQGQRLVKLAVTPSVPDGEGRYRISCVAPPNGMVAPPGYYMAFAVNQGVPSVARWIHLVS; this is encoded by the coding sequence ATGCCTTCTGTTTCTCAGCAATGGCTGCTACTGCTCCTAATATCCACAGTACTAACAGTCTTCGCACGTGCCGACTTACCAGGCACGTGGGAACTCCTCGTTCAGAACGCCGGCCTAGCCTCCATGCACACCGCCGTCACACGCTTCAACACCGTGGTGCTCCTCGACCGCACCAACATCGGCCCTTCCCGCAAAATGCTCCGCAGGGGCCACTGCCGCAACGACCCCTACGACGCGGTTCTGAAGCTCGACTGCTACGCCCACTCCGTGCTCTTCGACCTCCAAACAAAGCAAATCCGGCCACTCATGATCCAGACCGACACTTGGTGCTCATCCGGGCAGTTCCTCCCGGACGGCACGTTATTACAAACAGGTGGTGACCTGGACGGGGTGAAAAAGATCCGAAAATTCGTCCCGTGCGAGGCAACCGGGTCGTGCGACTGGGTGGAGCTTGCTGACGTGGAATTGGCCAACGGCAGGTGGTACGCCACGAATCAAATTCTGCCGGACGGGTCGGTGGCTATAGTCGGCGGGAGAGCGGCCAACACGGTGGAGTATTACCCGCCGAGAAAAGGCGCCGTTGCTCTCAATTTCCTTGCTGACGTGGAGGACAACCAAATGGACAATTTATACCCGTACGTGCATCTCCTCCCCAACGGCCACCTCTTCATCTTCGCTAATAACAAAGCGGTGTCGTACGATCACAACGTGGATAAAATCGTGAGGGAATATCCACCGTTGGATGGCGGCCCACGTAATTACCCGTCCGCCGGATCATCCGCAATGCTGGCGTTAGAAGGCGACTACTCAACGGCTGTGATTTTGGTTTGTGGCGGGGCCCCGTACGGCGCTTTCATCGAGAGGAGCACCGACACCCCGGCGCACGGTAGCTGCGGGCGCATCATAGCGACGTCGCCGGACCCGGTTTGGGAAATGGAGGACATGCCGTTCGGGAGGATTATGGGGGACATGGTCATGCTCCCAAGCGGCGACGTTTTGGTCATCAACGGAGCGCAAGCTGGGACCCAGGGCTTCGAGGCGGCATCCAACCCGTGCTTGTACCCGCTTCTTTACCGATCCGAACAGCCAGTCGGCCTGCGGTTCATGACTTTGAACCCGGGAACCGTGCCCCGATTGTACCACTCCACCGCGAATCTCTTACCCGATGGACGGGTATTAATCGCCGGAAGCAATCCGCATTATTTCTACAGATTCGACGCCGAGTTTCCCACGGAGTTACGAATCGAAGCGTTTTCGCCCGAGTATTTGAGTCCGGACCGGGCGAATCTCCGACCCATTTTCGAGGGGATACCCGAAACGGTGCGCTACGGCGAGAGTTTTGACGTTACGGTGTCGGTTCCGCTGTCCGTGGTGGGGGTTGTGGAGGTTAATTTGGGGAACGCGCCTTTTGCCACGCATTCGTTTTCGCAGGGTCAGCGGCTGGTCAAACTGGCCGTTACGCCGTCGGTGCCGGACGGTGAGGGGCGTTACAGGATTAGCTGTGTGGCGCCGCCGAATGGGATGGTTGCTCCGCCGGGTTATTACATGGCATTTGCGGTCAATCAGGGCGTGCCAAGTGTTGCGCGCTGGATACATCTGGTGTCTTGA